A DNA window from Vigna unguiculata cultivar IT97K-499-35 chromosome 10, ASM411807v1, whole genome shotgun sequence contains the following coding sequences:
- the LOC114167324 gene encoding probable calcium-binding protein CML23 yields MLQPFITFFTFLHRKAKSMFKHPRRIKETLAKRKFSSSSFLEMELSSQFHQVFKLIDSNGDGKISASELSEVLACLGYNKCSAAKEAECMVRVLDFNGDGFVDLDEFMVVVMNGMEKEEKDEEEEEKIDGYLMDAFLLFDSDKNGLISAKELHRVLLNLGCENCSLRECKRMIKGVDKNGDGFVDFEEFRCMMQTGVAS; encoded by the coding sequence ATGTTGCAACCCTTCATCACTTTCTTCACCTTCCTTCATAGGAAGGCCAAATCCATGTTCAAGCATCCAAGAAGAATCAAAGAAACCCTAGCCAAGAGAAAATTCTCTTCATCTTCTTTCCTTGAGATGGAACTTTCCTCTCAGTTTCATCAAGTTTTCAAGCTGATTGACTCTAATGGGGATGGGAAGATCTCAGCCAGTGAGCTGAGTGAGGTGCTTGCATGCCTTGGATACAACAAGTGCAGTGCTGCAAAAGAAGCTGAATGCATGGTCAGAGTGTTGGACTTCAATGGAGATGGGTTTGTGGACTTGGATGAGTTCATGGTTGTTGTCATGAATGGCatggaaaaggaagaaaaagacgaagaagaagaagaaaaaattgatggTTATCTCATGGatgcttttcttttgtttgataGTGACAAAAATGGCCTCATTTCAGCGAAGGAACTGCACAGAGTTCTGTTGAATCTAGGGTGTGAAAATTGCAGCCTCAGAGAGTGTAAACGTATGATCAAAGGTGTTGATAAGAATGGAGATGGCTTTGTAGATTTTGAAGAATTTCGATGCATGATGCAAACTGGAGTTGCAAGTTAG